From Phycisphaerae bacterium:
CCGGACCGATCGTGATCGTGCAACTGCCGCCCATGCACAACAGGCTCACCACGCCGACTACCATGCTGCGTTTGACCATTTGTGTGCCTCCGTCAAGGGCCGACCGTCAAGGTCAGGCTTCGTGTGCCGGTCATCGCCGGAGTGTCGCTATCCCTCACCCGGAGCGTGAACGTCTGGCTCGTCGCGCCGACCGCCGGCGTGCCGGAGATCTCGCCCGTGGCTGCGTTCAGCGTCAGGCCGGCCGGCAACGCGCCGGCTGTCAGCGACCACGTGTACGGCGCGACGCCATGCGCCGCGGCCGCTGTTTCGCTGTACGCCACGCCGATCGTTGCGTCCGGGAGCGTGGTCGTCGTGATCAGCGGCGAGACGACCAGCTTCAGCTCCTGGGCGGCCGACGTAGCCGGCGAGTCGGCGTCCATGGCTGACACGGTGAACGTCTCGGTCATCGCGGCGGCCGTGACCGTGCCGGAGATCAGGCCGGTGTCCGCGGCGAGCGTCAGCCCGTCGGGCAGCGTGCCCTCCGAGACGGCCCACGTGTATGGCGCCAGACCCGCCGCCGCGCCGAGCGCGACTTCGTAGGCCACACCGTCGGCGGCAGGCGCGAGCGTCGTCGTGATGACGACCACGGGTACGACGATCTTGAACTCGCGTGAGTCGGTCGAGGCCGGCGAGTCCGTGTCGGTCACCGCGATGGTGAAGGTCGCCGTGCCGCCGCCGGCGGTTGGCGTCCCGCTGATCAGGCCCGTGGTGCGGCTGAGCCGCAGGCCGTCGGGCAGCACGCCAGCGCTGACGCGCCACGTGTACGGCTCACGCCCGTCGATGGCCTGAAGCTGGGCGCTGTACGCGGTGCCGACCTCACCTGCTTCCAGTTCCGT
This genomic window contains:
- a CDS encoding putative Ig domain-containing protein translates to MKTMRVLGGGLLLACCAVTPSCVGPLLTIAPAELPNAVEGLNYSQDLYSENLDLEWGIVDGALPAGLMLDRDDGTLSGRPLETGTFTFTVGVNSASVPVREGTAAYTLTVLERLTAQFALAPARVGEAYESTPTISGGVPPYAITIIGLPAGLDYDDDTGRIFGTPLVEKSGLQLEMAVTDNGDPQQSITERATLAIHPIGVTITTTELEAGEVGTAYSAQLQAIDGREPYTWRVSAGVLPDGLRLSRTTGLISGTPTAGGGTATFTIAVTDTDSPASTDSREFKIVVPVVVITTTLAPAADGVAYEVALGAAAGLAPYTWAVSEGTLPDGLTLAADTGLISGTVTAAAMTETFTVSAMDADSPATSAAQELKLVVSPLITTTTLPDATIGVAYSETAAAAHGVAPYTWSLTAGALPAGLTLNAATGEISGTPAVGATSQTFTLRVRDSDTPAMTGTRSLTLTVGP